DNA sequence from the Sinomonas terrae genome:
GCCGTACGTTGACGATTGCCTCGTTGCGGGAAAGCACCACGTTGACTTGCTCCGGACGCACCGTTGCCGCGCTCCGAGCACGGCGGGCGAGCGCCGAGGCGAGCACCTCGTCATCGAGGACGACGGCGACCCGCTGGCCGGGCAGGGACCGGCGGCCGGAGCGGCCGCGAAGAAGTGCGACGAGCACGAAGATGAGCCCGACTACCGCGATCACGAGACCGAGCAGTCCGAGGATGTTCCGATCGGCGTCCTCCGGGAGGCCGGAGACGAAGCGGGCGGCGCTTTCAGGATCGATGATCCAAGCTGGCTGATTGATGGCTTGAAGCGTCGATTCGAGAAGGGCGTAGACG
Encoded proteins:
- a CDS encoding DUF6286 domain-containing protein codes for the protein MSVDAPGTAHDGDHAPPPHDQGAIAEPGSMRPNHRLDRAVRRETGSGRVLASAIVALVVTLLCVYALLESTLQAINQPAWIIDPESAARFVSGLPEDADRNILGLLGLVIAVVGLIFVLVALLRGRSGRRSLPGQRVAVVLDDEVLASALARRARSAATVRPEQVNVVLSRNEAIVNVRPTSGIPVSAEAVLAAVEDELRRLRPHPYPLLRVRVAGTGVVGA